The Lathyrus oleraceus cultivar Zhongwan6 chromosome 5, CAAS_Psat_ZW6_1.0, whole genome shotgun sequence genome includes the window CCATCAAATTCATCTAAATTCTTTAAATGGGTctaaattaatattttatattCTTTAAAAATATAAACAACTCAACTACATCTGATAAATATCCATACAACTCgttaaaaaatttaaaatgagTTCCACTTGACCTTTTAATACATCTAAGAAAATTAACTCTACATATTTTTCTATTCAATTTTATTGAATTGAAAGAGTAAAGAACATTCTTTAGTGTAACAACTTTATAAAATTAAAGAACCatattaaaatattaaaagtGAAAACATCCATACAACTCAGACATTTATGCTCTAACTAAATTGATAAATTTATATTTTAGTTTGAAAGATGAATGCACACAATATTAACAAATAAAAAACTTTCAACATCAACATAATTGAGTTTTAAATAACATTATTTATCCAACATAATTGAGTTTTAAATAACATTATTTATCCAAAATAACATCCAACATAACACCCAAAATATCAAAACAATTGCATccaacaaaacatctcaaacatAATGATAACTCGTAAGCTAAAAGCTTAAACATGCCATATAGATCTAACCTAACATCCAAAATATTGAAATCCTCTATAAAACTAAAGGTATGATATGACATTTTTTGTGGATTGTGCCATGATGAAGTTCCTATTCATGGTAGTGGTAGAAAAGCTACTTCAAAACATGGAAGTGGTCCTATCGAGTGCTTGTTTGCTCCGTATTCCAGTTCCCTAAATCAACATAATACACTTAATATTAGTCAATATAGTAGTTTCTTGATTTTATAATGTACACCTAATTATCAAATTAGTCTATATTTTTACAATAATGAAGAACATTATAGAAGGTGCTTGTGTGAAATATAGAAGGTGACAAGACTAGGAGTATCATGGTTGCAAGTATTACTGTCATGAACAGAAAAACTAAGAATGATATCAATTCAGTAACCTGATATCATAGGTGAAATACTAACAGCATAGTGACCAAAACATTACCCCGATTAAATTTTGAATTTTGCGAAAAATTCGTGCACGAAAGAAAGCTGGAGCTACACCACGGCTAACTTTTGAACTGTTTCCTGGATCATGTTTACGCGATTCATCCTACAAAAAGAAACCATTAGACATCGTCTCATCGGCTGATTATTAACATATTCAAAATGATTGCCAATAGTTCATGATCAATGAGTTTAAATATAACTAGCACTTACTTTGAGCAGGGTCTGTTCTTTATGGCTGCCTAGTGACTGAACTATAGCATCTTGTTCATGCAGATTTTGTACAAAGGCATGTGTTAGAAGCACTGCTGCAGATGGTCGGTTTGCAGGGTTCCTTTGGAAACACTGCTCAAGGAAATCCTGCCCTTCCGGCGATAATGTCTCGGGTATGTCCGGGGATCTGTTCAGTGCCTTGAACACGACTTGATTCTAATAGACAGAATACAAAGAAGCCGTTATAAATGAAGTAATATGTGCCATCCTGGACTACAATAGGTTAACAAGCATAGGAAAGATGCTCACCCCTGAAAACTCGCTCCATGGGGATTTTCCGGTCAGCATTTCGATGACGGTGCATCCTAAGCTCCATATATCAACAGCCGTGGTGACGCTGGGATCGGTCTTTTTCATGAAGGTGGCCATCATGAGCTTCAGTCATCAAGTTAAAGTTAAAATGGGACATGTCATTTAAAACTCGACGGAATAAGGGTAACAAAATACCTCTGGCGACATCCAGTAGGGACTTCTTTTCAGCGATAGTTCATATGATTTCTCTGTCATCTAAAAGGAGCACAATGGTTGAATGATTAGAAAGCAATTTATATATGTGCATACATAATTAAAATGTAAATAAAAAAACAGAATTTGAAACTCACAGTTTTTGACACCCCAAAATCTGCAAGCTTGACAATGCCTGATGGATCCACTAGCAAGTTCGCAACTTTAATGTCCCTAAAGAACCATACATAGAAAAGGCAATCAGACCTCATTACTGAAAAATCAGACTAAACAAATGTTCTTTCAGCAGACATAGTTGTTACATGTGGATAGTCTCGGTACTATGCAAGTACGCCAATCCAGAGAGAATATGCCTAGTGAAATTGCGAACCACGGGTTCTGTCAGAGCCCCATTATGTTCTTGCATAAACTTCAGAAGTGATCCAGGATTGACATATTCCATATACATGCACAATTGATCAccaacctgaaaacaaagaagATTCACAGTCGTAACGTTTTCTGTTTAAGCATACGTGGGAAGGAGAGGGACCAAACAACTCACTAATTCACTGCCATAATATTGCATAACGTTGGGGTGGTGTAGCAGACCAAGAGTCCCGATTTCCTGGCTGAGTTGCTTTAAATAGTCATCCGATTTAGGATCTTCGGGAAACAGATACACCTCTTTCATGGCACATGAGGCTCCAGTCTCTCTGTTAGAAAAACAGACACGCGGGTGAGTAACAACAGAAATGAAAAACTTTAAAGTAGATTAGACTCGACGAACAGAAAAATGTCTGCGTACAGGTTAGTTGCATGATAAACATTTCCAAACGATCCTCGTCCAATTAGTTTTCCTTTCTGCCATTGACTCTTCATTGGTTGTTGTGGCCGTGGTAAAGCTCTCGTTGGAGGTGGAAGGGGCAGTGGATGTGCATCGGCACGGTTATTTTCAGACGACACCCTGGAGTAAATCTTAGAGTGGTGAGAATGAGACCCCCCTTGGATAGTGTTTTGCTGTTTAGGACTGTGGCTCCCCGAGCTATGAGAAGTTTTAGCGGGAAGCCTCGAAATGTCATTAAAATCTCGAGGAAAATTGATGGCAGGATCGGATAAATTTCCACTGCTTAATCTGCCAGAACTAGTAATAGGACTGGAGAATATGCTAGTTGGGGTACTCGTAGCAGTAAATTGCATCTT containing:
- the LOC127088187 gene encoding mitogen-activated protein kinase kinase kinase 5, producing the protein MTPTTNKPSSPNQSIQQRRLARQRMLCYPNDQEGETFHSTVAVTISLPASPRRSSSYSRSSSPVFPQPLPLPLPESPLTRRPDNLATLPTSRLLISKDTRKHSHDHLDEAISNLKMQFTATSTPTSIFSSPITSSGRLSSGNLSDPAINFPRDFNDISRLPAKTSHSSGSHSPKQQNTIQGGSHSHHSKIYSRVSSENNRADAHPLPLPPPTRALPRPQQPMKSQWQKGKLIGRGSFGNVYHATNLETGASCAMKEVYLFPEDPKSDDYLKQLSQEIGTLGLLHHPNVMQYYGSELVGDQLCMYMEYVNPGSLLKFMQEHNGALTEPVVRNFTRHILSGLAYLHSTETIHMDIKVANLLVDPSGIVKLADFGVSKTMTEKSYELSLKRSPYWMSPELMMATFMKKTDPSVTTAVDIWSLGCTVIEMLTGKSPWSEFSGNQVVFKALNRSPDIPETLSPEGQDFLEQCFQRNPANRPSAAVLLTHAFVQNLHEQDAIVQSLGSHKEQTLLKDESRKHDPGNSSKVSRGVAPAFFRARIFRKIQNLIGGTGIRSKQALDRTTSMF